Proteins encoded together in one Deltaproteobacteria bacterium window:
- a CDS encoding dTDP-4-dehydrorhamnose 3,5-epimerase family protein, which produces MIDGVKIKKLKVIPDERGKLMEILRSDEEIFKKFGQVYMTTAYPGVVKAWHYHKHQTDNMAVVKGMMKIVLYDEREDSKTKGEVNEFFVGEHNPILVVIPEMVYHGFKCISEDTAIVINIPTAVYNYTQPDEYRLDPHKNNIPYDWSRKDG; this is translated from the coding sequence ATGATAGATGGTGTAAAAATAAAAAAATTAAAAGTTATCCCGGATGAAAGGGGTAAGTTAATGGAGATCTTGAGGAGCGACGAAGAGATATTCAAAAAGTTCGGCCAGGTTTATATGACAACGGCATATCCTGGCGTAGTGAAGGCATGGCATTATCATAAACATCAAACAGATAACATGGCAGTGGTTAAAGGCATGATGAAGATTGTACTTTATGACGAGAGAGAAGATTCAAAAACAAAGGGTGAGGTAAATGAATTTTTTGTAGGGGAACACAACCCTATACTTGTTGTGATCCCGGAAATGGTCTATCACGGCTTTAAATGTATAAGCGAGGATACGGCTATAGTTATAAATATACCTACAGCAGTATACAATTATACCCAGCCTGATGAGTACAGACTTGATCCTCATAAAAACAATATTCCTTATGACTGGTCAAGAAAGGATGGTTAA
- the rfbB gene encoding dTDP-glucose 4,6-dehydratase, with protein MRLLVTGGAGFIGSNFIRYILEKHPGYDVVNLDLLTYAGNLENLDEVASNPHYTFIKGDILDASLIKGIMDKGIDAVVNFAAESHVDRSILEPAAFIKTNILGTHVLLDAARERRISRFIQISTDEVYGALGPTGRFTETTPVHPNSPYSASKASADLITLSYSRTFNLPVIITRTSNNYGPNQFPEKLLPLAITNVIENKPVPIYGDGLHVRDWIFVTDNASAIDTVLHKGKDGEIYNIGADSESTNVDIIKQVLKIMNKPESLIVYIKDRPGHDRRYAIDSAKIRNELGWKPSHSLEEYLKYTVNWYLTNEKWWHRVKSGEYIKYYETNYSSKGMKI; from the coding sequence ATGCGGCTTCTTGTTACAGGCGGAGCGGGCTTTATAGGCTCTAATTTTATCAGGTATATCCTTGAAAAACATCCCGGTTATGACGTTGTAAATCTTGATCTCCTAACCTATGCGGGTAACCTTGAAAACCTTGATGAGGTAGCTTCCAATCCACATTATACCTTTATAAAAGGGGATATCTTGGATGCCTCTCTTATAAAAGGTATAATGGATAAAGGTATCGATGCCGTTGTAAACTTTGCAGCAGAATCACATGTGGACAGAAGTATACTTGAACCTGCCGCATTTATAAAAACAAATATCCTGGGCACCCATGTTTTACTTGATGCGGCAAGAGAGAGGCGTATATCAAGATTTATTCAAATCTCGACAGATGAGGTGTACGGTGCGTTAGGACCAACGGGCAGATTTACAGAAACAACGCCGGTTCATCCAAACAGCCCGTACTCGGCGAGTAAAGCGTCTGCAGATCTTATTACACTTTCATACTCCAGAACATTCAATCTGCCAGTGATCATAACGAGAACATCAAACAACTATGGTCCGAATCAGTTTCCAGAAAAGCTTTTACCCCTTGCAATCACAAATGTGATTGAGAATAAACCCGTTCCAATATATGGAGATGGTCTGCATGTAAGGGATTGGATATTTGTAACGGATAATGCCTCAGCAATAGATACGGTTCTTCATAAAGGTAAGGACGGAGAGATCTACAATATTGGTGCTGATTCTGAAAGTACGAACGTGGATATTATAAAACAGGTACTTAAGATAATGAATAAGCCCGAATCCCTAATAGTTTATATAAAAGACAGGCCAGGGCATGATCGCAGATATGCGATAGATTCGGCAAAGATAAGGAATGAGCTTGGCTGGAAGCCATCCCATTCTCTTGAGGAGTATTTAAAATACACAGTGAATTGGTATTTAACAAATGAAAAATGGTGGCATAGGGTCAAATCCGGAGAGTATATTAAGTATTACGAAACAAATTACAGCTCAAAAGGCATGAAGATATAA